Proteins from a single region of Choloepus didactylus isolate mChoDid1 chromosome 10, mChoDid1.pri, whole genome shotgun sequence:
- the LOC119545531 gene encoding olfactory receptor 1J1-like, protein MRRENQSSASEFLLLGLPIQPEQQGMFFSLFLGMYLTTVLQNLLIILLIGLDSHLYTPMYFLLSHLALTDVSFSSVTVPKMLVNMQTQHLSISYKGCISQTYSFILFANLDSFLITSMAYDRYVAICHPLHYTTIMSHSLCVMLLAGSWVIASACALLHALLLAQLSFCADHTIPHFCDLAALLKLSCSDTSLNQLVIFTAGLAAIMLPFLCILVSYGHIGATILQVPSTKGICKALSTCGSHLSVVTLYFGAIIGLYFLPSSSNTSENNILASVVYTVVTPMLNPFIYSLRNKDMKGALRKLLSKKTYSS, encoded by the coding sequence ATGAGGAGAGAGAACCAGAGCAGTGCATCTGAATTCCTCCTCCTGGGACTGCCCATCCAGCCTGAGCAGCAGGGCatgttcttttcccttttcctgggCATGTACCTCACTACGGTGCTGCAGAACCTGCTCATCATCCTGCTCATCGGGCTGGACTCTCACCTctacacccccatgtacttcctCCTCAGCCACTTGGCCCTCACTGACGTCTCTTTCTCATCTGTCACTGTCCCCAAAATGCTGGTGAACATGCAGACACAGCATTTATCCATCTCCTATAAAGGGTGCATTTCTCAGACATACTCTTTCATATTATTTGCTAACTTGGACAGTTTCCTTATAACTTCAATGGCCTATGACAGGTACGTGGCCATTTGTCACCCTCTCCACTATACAACCATCATGAGTCACAGTCTTTGTGTCATGCTGTTGGCAGGGTCCTGGGTCATTGCTTCTGCTTGTGCTCTTTTGCATGCCCTCCTCCTGGCCCAACTGTCCTTCTGTGCAGACCACACCATTCCCCACTTCTGTGACCTTGCTGCCCTGCTCAAGTTGTCCTGCTCAGACACCTCCCTCAATCAATTGGTAATCTTTACTGCAGGTTTGGCAGCCATCATGCTTCCATTCTTATGCATTCTGGTTTCTTATGGCCATATTGGAGCCACCATTCTCCAGGTTCCTTCTACCAAGGGCATCTGCAAAGCCTTGTCCACTTGTGGATCCCACCTCTCTGTGGTAACTCTCTATTTTGGGGCAATTATTGGTCTATATTTTCTTCCCTCATCCAGCAATACCAGTGAGAATAACATACTTGCTTCAGTGGTATACACAGTGGTCACTCCCATGTTGAACCCTTTCATTTATAGCCTGAGAAATAAAGACATGAAAGGAGCTTTGAGAAAACTCTTGAGTAAGAAAACATATTCTTCCTAG